A window of Bacillus sp. DX3.1 genomic DNA:
TCCATATTTCTCTTTTAAAAGTAACAAAAGTTCGCGAATGTCTTTAATACCGATTGGATCAAGTCCATTGATAGGTTCATCAAGAATTAAAATCTCCGGTTTCGTAACAATCGCTCGTGCAATCCCTAATCGTTGCTTCATCCCTAAAGAAAATTCATGAATTTCTTTATTTTCCACATCTTTAAGACCGACAATTTCCAAAGCTTCATTGACCGCTCTTTTATCATGATAGCCAATGTATTTACAGTGAAAGTCTAAATTTTCCTTTGCTGTTAGCCGGTCATAAAACACTGGGTATTCAATGATGCTGCCTATTTTCTTTAAATATTGATAAGATGTTGGTAAAACAGGCTGATTTAATACTACGATTTCACCAGAAGATGGTTTTACTAAATTTAAGATCATCTTCATAATGGTTGTTTTTCCAGCCCCATTCGGGCCTAAAAACCCATAAATTTCTCCCTTGTTAATTTTCATATTGACATTAGAAACTGTTTCAGTTCCCTTAAATGTCTTACTTAACTTATTTATTTGAATAACCGATTCCACTCATATCCCCTCCTGCGTTTATATTGCCGTGTTACAATAAGCTTAATAAATGAAAGTAAAATCAAAGTAAACGCTATGGAAAATGCTTGTAATATTTTTATTAGAGTAAACACATACAGAAAATAAATTGGTATGATGGGGTTGAAATGGGGGGATCAACATGGAATCTGCAAAAATATTAGCAGTAGATGATGAAATTGGTATATTGAAATTACTAGAAATCACATTAAAGAAAGAGAACTTCATTCATATAGACACCGCATCAACGGGTAAAGGTGCACTACAGCGTATTAAAGAAAAAGTATATGATATTATTTTGCTCGATATTATGCTCCCAGATATAAGTGGATTTGAACTATGTACGGAAATGCGAAAACATACAAATACACCTATTATTTTTATTAGCGCGCGTTCTACAGACTTCGATAAATTAATGGGGTTAGGAATAGGTGGAGATGATTATATTACAAAACCTTTTAATCCTTTAGAAGTCATTGCTCGAATAAAAGTCATCCTTCGTCGCCAAAAAATGTATGAAAATTCACAGCAACAGGACACTTTATACGATTATGACTACTTCACTTTTAATCCTGAATCTGCAACATTAACAGTTAAAAATCAACCAGTAGAATGCACAGCAAAAGAGCTGGAGTTACTACATTTCTTTTGCAAAAATCCGAATCGTATTTTCACGACTGCTCAGCTCTACGAATTCGTATGGGGAAATGATGTTTTTGGAGAAGAAAAAACCGTCACGATCCATATATCCAAGCTACGGAAAAAACTTGGTGATGATACACGTAAACCAAAAATCATTGTAAATTTACGAGGAATTGGCTATAAACTCATCCCTCCAAATGAGGCGTTTATATGCGAATAAAAACTCGATTTACTTTCCATTTAGCATTAGGACTTGTTTTTTGGATGCTTGCAACTGGTTTCGGCATTGTCATTATTATTGAAGGTATTCTTCCACTGTTTGATATCATTTTTAGTACAAATGATGAAGGTTTGCTCTCGGCTTGGATTTTTGGTATTAGTACAATTATTTGTATTGGTTTGTTTGGATGGTATTTTGGTGGTCCGATTGGATTCATAATGGCCTGGATTCATCAACTCTCACAAGAAAACTACGAGCAACCTGTAGATTTGCAAAAAATTTATACTAAAAAAGGAAAACTTCGTATGCGTTACCTTCTGTATCAGGAGGTACTTCAACACCTCCAATTATTAGCTGTAAAATTACAAGCTGCTGAAATAGAAAGGGAAAAAATAGAGAATGCCAAACAAGAGTGGATTGCTGGTATTTCTCATGATTTAAAAACGCCTTTAACATATATCAAAGGTTACTCAACGCTTTTATTGAATGATGAGTATGAGTGGTCAAAGGAAGAGGTTCATTCTTTTATTCAAGAAATTGACGATAAAGGAAAACATATGGAAGAATTAATTCAAGACTTAAGCCTCGTATTACGACTCAATAACACTAACGGTGCGCTACCTTTAAACAAGAAGAATCAAGATTTAGTTGAATTTACAAAAAGGGTTGTTGCCAGCATTAGTCATAATCCACAAGCAAGTAACTATAAACTGCACTTTAAAACGGATACACCTGTGATTAACGTTGAATTTGATCATAAATTCATGCAACGTATTTTACAAAACATTCTAATGAATTCCATTTTGCACAATCCTGAACATACCGATATATATACACGACTTTCCGACAAAGGTGAAAATGTAGTGATCCACATTATGGATAATGGTGTTGGCATATCCACTCATATGATAGAAAATCTCTTTCAACAATATTACCGTGGCACAACAACTGATTCCTCCTCTGATGGCACTGGACTTGGAATGGCAATTGTCCATAAACTTGTTCATGCTCATGATGGTACAATCTCTGTTGAGAGCGAACTTTCTAAAGGGACATCATTCAATATTATATTACCGAAAAAAGGACGTTCATAAGACAATAGATCTTAAAACGTCTTTCTTCTATTATTTACAATTCTTCAAATAGCAAGAAATGAACAGCATACATTGATAATTGTTCAACACCAATTTTTTCTGCTGTCCGATATGGCACTCCACCTTGTATCAATACATCTTTTACAAAAGCAATCGCCATTATTCCAAAACATGCTGCTAGCGCTATAAGCTTGCCGCAAACAAAAAGAACCATAAATGAGCACAATTCTTGCTACAGAATTACGCCCGAGTGCGGAAGTTACTTTTTTTAGGAGATATTGTTTAAACCCTTAAGCTCATCGAAATCTGCCGGTCTACAAACCCAAATTCTAAATATAATTTGCAATCGCGCCTCATGAACTGACCTAGGACCTCCAATCAGCTAGTTTTCTTTACCTGCTTGGTGAAAGCTGCTCTCCAGGAATCTCCTGTAATTTTTCAGTATGAACGAACATGTTCGCTGTTGGCATTTGTACTTGATTCTTATGGAATATAGACATTAGTACAAACCTTACTTGCCTGGAAGTTTCAAAATACTCTTCAGGTTTAACCAAGCCTACAATACAAAATTCGTACCCAACATATTTAAGGTTTGGATTTAAGTCTGTAATACCAATATATTGAAATGGTTCAACAGCCTCGTCCTCTATCCTATATAGGCTTTGATCCAATTTTTCATTGCAGATAACACTTACTTTTTCTAACAATTCCTTTATTCTTGTAGGATCTTCCTGATAACTTACCGTAATCCGTTCAATAACCCGCATCCAGCCTTTTTTAAAATTTTGTATCGTTCTAATCTCTCCATGTGGGATGGTAAGGAGTTTTCCCGACCATTCACGAATTTGCATAAAGCGAATACTGATTTCCTCAATGGTACCTGAACTTGTTCCGTTAAAAGTAACAAAATCGCCGACACGAAACTCTTTGTCCGTTAATCTTGCGAACCCTAATATAACATCTTTTAGCATCTGTTGTGCAGCAAAACCGACGATAACTCCGGCAATCCCTGCACCTGCAAGAATACCTTTTATATCTACAAATTGACTAATTAGATAAATAACAAGGCTGATCATAATTCCATACCTAAAAATTGATCGAATTACACTTTGAATCGTCTGTTCTACTTCTTCATCAAAAAAACTTGACTTCCTAAAGAACCAATCAATAATACGGTTTATGACAAAGGAAAAGGTCATGAGAACCAAAGCAAATAGTGTAAATCTTAAAAGTAAAAACTTCCTTACATAATTAAAAAATTCCTCAGTAAAAGTTAATAAATCCATCCATCCACTTCCTTAAAAATGAAAATTTCATGCAAAGCTGATTTATTGTAAATACTTTTTAATCATCTCAAAATTTCTTCCAGGATCATCTGTTACCTTGACCTTAAATATTGTTTCCTTAACTATGTATTCTGATTTTTATTCCCAGTTCATCTTCAACAATATGGCCCGATTGTGGAATAGGATGACCTGCATTTTTTTAACAACTTTATTATTTTTTTTGTCACTTAACAAGAAGAGTAATTCGCGTTTGTTAGCTCTTGAATTAAATAAGCTTGTTATTAATTTAGAAATTCATTTTCTATGATACAACTAGATTTTTCAAACAACTTTAGAAAGTGTTGCTTTAAAATAAAGTTTGATCAAATTGATACTAATAACCTTGATAAACGATCATAGAAAAGAGCGTGTTTTGAAAAAAAGATTGATCAAAACAATGGCTTCCTTCTAGTTTAGGAACTACTTTTTATAAAAAAGTTTGATTATTTTGATGTTCCTTGTTCAACTAACGGGGTCGTAAGTTGAAGTGAACATATTCACAATGTTACATTTCCATTGTGGAATGATAACAACCTCATTTAATTTTAGACCTTATAAACATATAACCCCATCCTAAAAGTAGGACAGAGTTAACATAAGTGTTTTTATTTTATGATAAAAAACACTTCACCTAACTTAAAACTTGCCAATAAATTCGTTTAGTACTAGGTTACTTCGTCATGAAGTTACTTCTGCACTATCTGAATAAAGTTGCCGCATGTATCGTCAAAGACAGCTATTGTGACTTCGCCCATTTTTGTCGGCTCTATAGTAAACTTCACGCCTTTTTCCAATAATCGTTCGTACTCTTTATGAATATCTGTAACACCAAACATTGTTGCTGGGATGCCTTCAGCAAATATTTTCTTTTGATACTCTTTTGCGGCAGGATGTTCATTCGGTTCGAGTAAAAGCTCAGTACCGCCCTGATCATCAGGAGAAACAAGCGTTATCCACCTAAATTTTCCTACGGGAACGTCCTCCTTTTTTACAAACCCTAGCTTTTCTGAATAAAACTCCAGTGCCTTGTCTTGATCTTGTACGAATATACTAGTAACAACGATTTTCATATTGTGTTTGCCTCCCTTTTTATTTGTGACGCATAGTGCTGTACTAACAGTCTGGTTTCACGCAAAACAACCCACACATTCGTCAGAAAGTCCTGTTACGATATTATAAAATTACTCTATCCATCCTTTCAGTAAGTTTTTAAGTGGTTCGTTGTTAAACATAAGTACTCGATATTTTCCCTTTCGCATTGATTTTACGAGCCCTGCATCTTCCAATGTAGTAAGATGTTTAGCGATCGCCTGTCGCGAAATGGAAAGGTCGTGCTTCATAATAAGACGTGCCGTAAGTTCATACAACGTCAGCTCGTTGCGTTCGGATAGTTCGTCTAATATAAGCCGCCGAGTCGAGTC
This region includes:
- a CDS encoding ATP-binding cassette domain-containing protein — its product is MESVIQINKLSKTFKGTETVSNVNMKINKGEIYGFLGPNGAGKTTIMKMILNLVKPSSGEIVVLNQPVLPTSYQYLKKIGSIIEYPVFYDRLTAKENLDFHCKYIGYHDKRAVNEALEIVGLKDVENKEIHEFSLGMKQRLGIARAIVTKPEILILDEPINGLDPIGIKDIRELLLLLKEKYGITILISSHIVSEIESIADTIGIINHGKFIKEVKMEEIRKENVEYLEIEVDNLQKTTQVLEGKLGIKKYEIVDQNTIRIFDQEISQYQINKELIMNEVVVNGIEKRQHNLEEYFLNLINGGGQHV
- a CDS encoding response regulator transcription factor is translated as MESAKILAVDDEIGILKLLEITLKKENFIHIDTASTGKGALQRIKEKVYDIILLDIMLPDISGFELCTEMRKHTNTPIIFISARSTDFDKLMGLGIGGDDYITKPFNPLEVIARIKVILRRQKMYENSQQQDTLYDYDYFTFNPESATLTVKNQPVECTAKELELLHFFCKNPNRIFTTAQLYEFVWGNDVFGEEKTVTIHISKLRKKLGDDTRKPKIIVNLRGIGYKLIPPNEAFICE
- a CDS encoding HAMP domain-containing sensor histidine kinase — its product is MRIKTRFTFHLALGLVFWMLATGFGIVIIIEGILPLFDIIFSTNDEGLLSAWIFGISTIICIGLFGWYFGGPIGFIMAWIHQLSQENYEQPVDLQKIYTKKGKLRMRYLLYQEVLQHLQLLAVKLQAAEIEREKIENAKQEWIAGISHDLKTPLTYIKGYSTLLLNDEYEWSKEEVHSFIQEIDDKGKHMEELIQDLSLVLRLNNTNGALPLNKKNQDLVEFTKRVVASISHNPQASNYKLHFKTDTPVINVEFDHKFMQRILQNILMNSILHNPEHTDIYTRLSDKGENVVIHIMDNGVGISTHMIENLFQQYYRGTTTDSSSDGTGLGMAIVHKLVHAHDGTISVESELSKGTSFNIILPKKGRS
- a CDS encoding mechanosensitive ion channel family protein; its protein translation is MDLLTFTEEFFNYVRKFLLLRFTLFALVLMTFSFVINRIIDWFFRKSSFFDEEVEQTIQSVIRSIFRYGIMISLVIYLISQFVDIKGILAGAGIAGVIVGFAAQQMLKDVILGFARLTDKEFRVGDFVTFNGTSSGTIEEISIRFMQIREWSGKLLTIPHGEIRTIQNFKKGWMRVIERITVSYQEDPTRIKELLEKVSVICNEKLDQSLYRIEDEAVEPFQYIGITDLNPNLKYVGYEFCIVGLVKPEEYFETSRQVRFVLMSIFHKNQVQMPTANMFVHTEKLQEIPGEQLSPSR
- a CDS encoding VOC family protein, translated to MKIVVTSIFVQDQDKALEFYSEKLGFVKKEDVPVGKFRWITLVSPDDQGGTELLLEPNEHPAAKEYQKKIFAEGIPATMFGVTDIHKEYERLLEKGVKFTIEPTKMGEVTIAVFDDTCGNFIQIVQK
- a CDS encoding metalloregulator ArsR/SmtB family transcription factor; the protein is MNWDKDAIFKALGDSTRRLILDELSERNELTLYELTARLIMKHDLSISRQAIAKHLTTLEDAGLVKSMRKGKYRVLMFNNEPLKNLLKGWIE